In the genome of Noviherbaspirillum sp. L7-7A, one region contains:
- a CDS encoding transposase family protein, with protein sequence MLTVSLRCQCHGAACTGCGMSSSRIHGIDERQIHDLACHGFRVCLHANVRRFRCANLAFDRQTFAAPLSLAMPYQRRSQRLQKVHAQVGLALSGLPSARLLRHQNCVCKKAGYKTAA encoded by the coding sequence TCAGTGCCACGGCGCGGCCTGCACTGGCTGTGGAATGTCCAGTTCGCGCATTCACGGCATTGACGAGCGCCAGATTCATGACTTGGCATGCCACGGCTTTCGCGTATGCCTGCATGCTAATGTGCGGCGCTTCCGCTGCGCCAACCTTGCCTTTGATCGACAAACCTTTGCCGCGCCATTGTCGCTGGCCATGCCGTACCAACGCCGCAGTCAACGTCTACAGAAAGTGCACGCGCAAGTTGGCCTCGCGCTCAGCGGCTTGCCCTCTGCACGCCTGTTACGCCATCAGAATTGTGTTTGCAAGAAGGCCGGATATAAAACTGCAGCCTAG
- a CDS encoding LysR substrate-binding domain-containing protein, with protein sequence MNSSLLHLPPLDALRGFVATARRMSITEAANDLCLTQSAVSRQIRLLEEYLGTSLLVRQHRSIALTEAGKRLMMLASPWMDQLAEFAESARRNGRSPPVTITASIGVTALWILPKLATFQEANPNIDIRVAANNRILDLRQEGIDLAIRYARDADVPVGAVKLFNERIIPIANAAIAARAFHDPRLLLNEVLLEYDERGSLPWLRWPDWLAHAGISYAEPKSYLQCNHYSELVQLAVNGQGVALGRLALVLPMLLDGRLIAMHSVSPKDSDYAYWLIEASPNTRPEVAVFREWLIAEVKQTTGQLATLVFSEPSGADLNVDRSKDTSALAGGTSNASG encoded by the coding sequence ATGAACAGTTCCTTGCTGCACCTGCCGCCTCTGGACGCGCTGCGTGGCTTTGTCGCTACCGCACGGCGCATGAGTATTACCGAGGCGGCCAATGATCTCTGCCTGACGCAATCGGCGGTGAGCAGACAGATCCGGCTGTTGGAAGAATATCTGGGCACCTCGCTGCTGGTGCGCCAGCACCGGTCCATTGCATTGACCGAAGCTGGAAAGCGCTTGATGATGCTGGCCTCGCCGTGGATGGACCAACTTGCCGAGTTCGCAGAATCGGCCCGGAGGAATGGTCGCTCACCCCCGGTGACGATCACCGCTTCGATCGGCGTGACCGCCTTGTGGATCCTGCCGAAGCTGGCGACGTTTCAGGAAGCCAATCCGAACATTGATATCAGGGTTGCGGCCAACAACCGCATCCTGGACCTGCGGCAGGAGGGGATCGACCTGGCAATTCGCTATGCTCGCGACGCTGACGTGCCGGTCGGCGCCGTGAAGCTTTTTAACGAGCGCATCATTCCTATTGCAAACGCAGCTATTGCCGCACGGGCATTCCACGATCCCAGGTTATTGTTGAACGAGGTATTGCTTGAATATGACGAGCGCGGCTCGCTGCCTTGGCTGCGCTGGCCAGATTGGCTCGCGCATGCCGGAATCAGTTATGCAGAACCAAAAAGCTATCTGCAATGCAACCACTATAGCGAACTGGTCCAGTTGGCTGTCAACGGCCAGGGAGTGGCGCTGGGGCGCCTTGCGCTTGTTCTTCCCATGCTCCTCGATGGACGGCTGATTGCCATGCATAGCGTATCACCTAAGGACAGCGACTATGCATACTGGCTGATCGAGGCCTCTCCGAATACTCGCCCAGAAGTCGCTGTCTTTCGTGAGTGGCTCATCGCGGAGGTCAAACAGACAACCGGGCAATTGGCCACGCTGGTTTTTTCCGAACCGAGCGGAGCGGATTTAAACGTGGATCGAAGCAAAGACACGAGTGCATTGGCAGGGGGTACCAGTAATGCGTCGGGATAG
- a CDS encoding tautomerase family protein — protein MPLITLTVQKPKTSQFKDQVFSAVHEALVAAGVPATDRFHRVLELEAENFCFDLNYPDLIRPRTEDFVLIEILLSLGRSVKVKKRIVEDVIAALTGQGFDPENIMITFVETTWENWSFGGGRFFYM, from the coding sequence ATGCCCTTGATTACATTGACTGTTCAAAAGCCGAAGACATCGCAGTTCAAGGATCAGGTCTTTTCAGCCGTACACGAGGCGCTGGTCGCCGCCGGTGTGCCGGCAACCGATCGGTTTCACCGGGTCCTTGAACTTGAAGCGGAGAACTTTTGCTTCGACCTGAACTATCCCGATTTAATCCGCCCAAGAACCGAGGATTTTGTTTTGATCGAGATTTTGCTTTCGCTGGGCCGGAGCGTCAAAGTCAAGAAGCGCATTGTGGAAGACGTCATCGCCGCATTAACAGGGCAGGGGTTCGACCCGGAAAATATCATGATTACTTTTGTGGAAACCACCTGGGAAAACTGGTCATTCGGTGGCGGGCGATTCTTTTACATGTAG
- a CDS encoding FadR/GntR family transcriptional regulator, translating to MKNGKKSYMISRYHILSFVMADLELTEIRPLVRVKMPDWVTQSLSELIRGGSYLPGARLPSEAQMSRDFGVSRTVIREAVSRLKSEGLVESRQGSGVFVREAGADMAFRIAPSKVGSIEHLLHVAELRRSVEAEIAALAAERATAKQIDEIGIRLQAIDADVAKGGNGVAADIEFHRSIARATGNPHFLALWDFLSHFLSGTIKITRAIEAQKKETVDQVVAEHRAIHEAIFNRDVEATRAAARKHIDMSSTRIRNIPPDFLLPAENTLGGAPLSTPPT from the coding sequence TTGAAAAACGGCAAAAAAAGTTATATGATAAGCAGATATCATATATTAAGTTTCGTGATGGCTGACCTCGAACTAACGGAAATCCGCCCACTAGTGCGCGTAAAAATGCCTGACTGGGTGACGCAATCGTTGTCGGAATTGATACGAGGCGGGTCTTATCTTCCAGGAGCGCGCCTTCCGTCCGAAGCACAAATGTCGCGCGATTTTGGCGTTAGCCGCACCGTCATTCGCGAAGCCGTTTCCCGCCTCAAATCTGAGGGCCTAGTCGAATCCCGGCAGGGGAGCGGCGTGTTCGTTCGAGAGGCGGGAGCCGACATGGCATTTCGCATCGCACCGAGCAAGGTTGGTTCGATTGAGCACTTGCTGCATGTCGCCGAATTAAGGAGGTCCGTAGAGGCGGAAATTGCTGCGCTGGCAGCTGAACGCGCGACAGCAAAACAGATTGATGAAATTGGCATACGGCTTCAGGCAATCGATGCCGATGTAGCAAAAGGCGGGAATGGGGTTGCGGCCGATATCGAATTCCACCGCAGCATCGCGCGTGCAACAGGTAATCCGCACTTCCTCGCATTGTGGGATTTTCTAAGTCATTTCTTAAGTGGAACGATCAAAATTACACGTGCGATCGAAGCTCAAAAAAAAGAAACCGTTGACCAAGTCGTCGCGGAGCACCGGGCCATTCACGAGGCAATTTTCAACAGGGATGTGGAAGCAACGCGTGCAGCTGCACGAAAGCATATCGACATGTCTTCGACTCGCATTCGCAATATACCCCCTGATTTTTTACTACCTGCGGAAAACACCCTAGGCGGGGCACCGTTGTCAACTCCACCAACTTGA
- a CDS encoding TRAP transporter substrate-binding protein codes for MRFSTLALAISALSASFVQTASAQTTMRISVSTAQNSHQGVAIDTLAKEVEKRTNGRYKIQTFYSGSLGAEREATEAVQLGTQDLTWTSTGPIPNFVPETKIFDVPFLFRDYAHARAVLDGPIGQDMLKKFEPKGFKALAWGENGFRHMTNNKRPVVNPEDLRGLKLRTMENPVHIQAYKGFGIIPTPMAFTEVFTAMQQGTVDGQENPLSVIVANKFEQVQKHLSLTGHVYSPGVFLMNKGVFDKLAPADQQAFLEAAKVAAKANRDRVDADEKVAVADLRGKGMQVVDKIDKSKYQTTLTPVFAEFEKQFGKANLDKIRDFK; via the coding sequence ATTCGATTCAGCACCCTTGCGCTCGCCATTTCCGCTTTGAGCGCGAGCTTCGTTCAAACCGCGTCCGCGCAAACGACGATGCGCATCAGCGTCTCTACTGCACAAAATTCCCATCAGGGTGTGGCAATCGACACACTGGCAAAGGAAGTGGAAAAGCGTACGAACGGGCGCTACAAGATCCAAACTTTTTATTCTGGCTCGCTGGGAGCAGAACGTGAGGCGACGGAGGCGGTGCAGTTAGGAACACAGGATTTAACTTGGACATCTACCGGCCCAATTCCTAATTTCGTGCCAGAAACGAAGATTTTCGATGTGCCCTTTCTCTTTCGTGACTATGCACATGCCCGCGCTGTACTGGATGGTCCGATCGGACAGGACATGCTGAAAAAATTCGAGCCCAAGGGCTTTAAAGCCCTGGCATGGGGTGAAAACGGTTTTCGGCACATGACGAACAACAAGCGCCCAGTGGTCAATCCGGAAGATCTGCGTGGCCTGAAGCTGCGCACCATGGAAAACCCGGTTCATATTCAGGCCTACAAGGGCTTCGGAATCATTCCGACACCGATGGCATTTACCGAAGTGTTTACGGCCATGCAACAAGGCACTGTGGACGGTCAGGAAAATCCTCTGTCTGTTATCGTTGCCAACAAGTTTGAACAAGTGCAAAAACACCTGAGCCTGACCGGGCATGTCTATTCGCCCGGCGTCTTCTTGATGAACAAGGGCGTGTTCGATAAGCTTGCTCCCGCTGATCAGCAAGCGTTCCTGGAAGCGGCCAAAGTGGCTGCCAAAGCCAATCGCGACCGCGTGGACGCTGATGAAAAAGTTGCGGTGGCTGACTTGCGTGGGAAGGGAATGCAAGTCGTCGACAAGATCGACAAGTCCAAGTATCAGACGACACTGACGCCGGTATTTGCCGAATTTGAAAAACAGTTTGGTAAGGCCAACCTCGACAAGATTCGAGACTTTAAGTAA
- a CDS encoding TRAP transporter small permease, with translation MSKFEQAFLAVNRWILIFLLAAMSVIVFLNVVMRYVTEASIPWSEEVSRHMMIWLTFLGSGLVLRSGGHIAIDNLQDALSTRNARILRVIVFLLMVFFFGILFYYGCIYVSRTMMQTTAATEIPFGYVYLAMPVGLALMLVHLFLIARNWILHREFVADEDFDATASASL, from the coding sequence ATGAGCAAGTTCGAGCAAGCGTTCCTTGCCGTTAATCGTTGGATACTTATTTTTTTGTTAGCGGCGATGTCGGTCATCGTGTTTTTGAATGTGGTCATGCGTTATGTGACGGAAGCATCCATTCCCTGGTCGGAAGAGGTCTCGCGTCACATGATGATCTGGCTTACTTTTCTGGGTAGCGGACTGGTACTGCGCAGTGGCGGGCATATCGCTATCGACAATTTGCAAGATGCGCTTTCCACCAGAAACGCCCGCATACTGCGCGTCATCGTCTTTCTGCTGATGGTGTTTTTCTTCGGCATCCTGTTTTACTACGGCTGCATTTATGTCAGCCGCACCATGATGCAAACGACGGCTGCTACTGAAATTCCTTTTGGCTATGTCTATCTCGCAATGCCAGTCGGCCTAGCGCTGATGCTGGTTCATTTGTTCCTGATCGCCCGAAACTGGATCTTGCATCGTGAATTCGTCGCGGATGAAGATTTTGATGCAACCGCAAGCGCTTCACTATAA
- a CDS encoding TRAP transporter large permease — protein MSLILVISACLLLAIGMPVAFALGLGTCLAVLITGKFSMIVVLKETFTGIDSFPLMAVPFFILAAELMSGGSLTLVLLRFASQFVGHKRGGLGYTNIASLTFFSGISGSALADAAGPGSMMIKMMDKAGYDRAYAGALTASTAIVGPIIPPSIIMIIYGLQDERVSIAALFAAGFVPGILIALAMSVVNWRVSKARNYRGDGYFPPWNEVLSNTLKAIPALLLPVLILGGMRAGWFTPTEASVVAVYYALICGKWIYRTLEWKAVPHILIRSALLTASVLIIIGFSAAFAWILTVERVPHEMATWITQFNLSPWMLLIAINILLLVFGIFIEPLPGVMVLVPILAPVTAAAGIDPIHFAMVVIVNLTLGMITPPVGGLLFVTSNVAKIPLPDLTRELKPFLVAHGIVLIMLTFIPSLSTGLPHLLGFK, from the coding sequence ATGAGTCTGATTCTCGTTATTTCGGCGTGCCTGCTTTTGGCCATTGGCATGCCTGTGGCATTTGCGCTTGGGTTGGGAACCTGTCTTGCAGTGCTAATCACGGGCAAGTTTTCGATGATCGTGGTCCTAAAGGAAACCTTCACTGGCATTGATAGCTTCCCATTGATGGCCGTGCCCTTTTTCATCCTTGCTGCCGAATTGATGAGCGGAGGATCATTGACGCTGGTGCTGTTGCGTTTCGCCTCGCAATTCGTCGGGCATAAACGCGGCGGCTTAGGTTATACGAATATCGCGTCGCTGACTTTTTTCTCCGGTATTTCAGGCTCAGCCTTGGCCGACGCTGCGGGCCCGGGATCGATGATGATCAAAATGATGGACAAGGCCGGTTATGACCGCGCGTATGCCGGCGCCCTGACGGCATCGACTGCGATTGTCGGTCCCATCATTCCGCCATCGATTATCATGATCATCTATGGATTGCAGGATGAGCGCGTATCCATTGCCGCACTGTTTGCAGCAGGATTTGTACCGGGGATATTGATTGCCTTGGCCATGTCGGTCGTCAACTGGCGCGTGTCCAAAGCACGAAACTATCGCGGGGATGGCTATTTCCCTCCTTGGAATGAAGTCCTCAGTAACACCCTTAAGGCAATACCGGCACTTCTGCTCCCCGTCCTGATACTCGGCGGCATGCGTGCCGGATGGTTTACGCCGACCGAAGCGTCGGTCGTGGCAGTCTACTATGCATTGATTTGCGGCAAATGGATTTACCGCACGCTAGAATGGAAAGCCGTTCCCCATATCTTAATTCGGTCGGCGCTACTGACCGCTTCGGTACTGATCATCATCGGGTTTTCTGCGGCCTTCGCCTGGATATTAACCGTCGAACGCGTGCCGCATGAAATGGCGACCTGGATTACCCAGTTCAATCTCTCCCCGTGGATGCTGCTCATTGCAATCAATATCCTGCTGCTGGTTTTCGGAATATTCATCGAGCCGCTTCCTGGAGTAATGGTACTAGTTCCGATTCTTGCGCCCGTCACAGCAGCAGCTGGCATCGACCCCATCCATTTTGCAATGGTTGTCATTGTCAATCTGACGCTGGGAATGATTACACCGCCAGTCGGGGGGCTATTATTTGTAACCTCCAATGTGGCCAAGATTCCGCTGCCGGATTTAACGCGGGAACTCAAGCCATTTCTAGTCGCTCACGGTATTGTATTAATTATGCTTACCTTTATCCCATCGCTGTCAACCGGGTTGCCACATTTGCTTGGTTTTAAATAG
- a CDS encoding GntR family transcriptional regulator, protein MSKSPPDIPSPLPRPDDLASGSDAMVRHIYQTVFERVMNQQLAPGTKLPEAALCQLFNVGRTTVQKALQKLAHDHIVELRPNRGAIVAMPTPQEMHEIFEARRTLEASMLVLAVRRATKKDVAALRRHLKQEHAVMHTWKQTEWAGLASSFHLRVAELACNPILHRYLSELLSRCSLIVALHEPGGHASCEHDEHARIVDCIASGDEAGAVQAMDGHLQELEQRIRLVVQKPGNSLARMLGVE, encoded by the coding sequence ATGAGCAAATCACCACCCGACATACCGTCTCCCCTTCCGCGCCCGGACGACCTGGCCAGCGGATCCGACGCGATGGTGCGCCATATCTACCAGACCGTGTTCGAGCGCGTGATGAACCAGCAGCTTGCGCCCGGCACCAAACTGCCGGAAGCGGCCCTGTGCCAGCTGTTCAATGTCGGCCGCACCACGGTGCAAAAGGCGCTGCAGAAGCTGGCCCATGACCACATCGTTGAACTGCGACCCAACCGTGGCGCGATCGTCGCCATGCCCACGCCGCAAGAGATGCACGAGATCTTCGAGGCGCGCCGCACGCTGGAAGCATCAATGCTTGTGCTGGCAGTCAGGCGAGCGACGAAGAAAGACGTCGCCGCGCTGCGCCGGCACCTCAAACAGGAACATGCGGTGATGCACACTTGGAAGCAGACGGAATGGGCAGGGCTGGCCAGCAGCTTTCATCTGCGGGTGGCGGAATTGGCGTGCAACCCCATCCTGCATCGGTACCTGTCAGAGTTGCTGTCGCGCTGCTCACTGATCGTCGCCCTGCATGAGCCAGGCGGCCACGCCAGTTGCGAGCACGACGAACATGCACGCATCGTCGACTGCATCGCCAGTGGCGACGAGGCCGGCGCCGTGCAGGCGATGGACGGGCATCTGCAGGAACTGGAGCAGCGCATCCGGCTGGTGGTACAGAAACCGGGCAATAGCCTGGCGCGCATGCTGGGGGTGGAATGA